From one Catenuloplanes nepalensis genomic stretch:
- a CDS encoding type II toxin-antitoxin system VapC family toxin, with product MIYLDSAALVKLIRTERETPGLITWLNERSSEHLVASALVEVEVPRALRRSAPGVLGSAAGVLARLYRMEINAAVRATAGAYPDSLLRSLDAVHLATAQLLIASGQEISAFVTYDKRLAAVAESAGLTVVAPE from the coding sequence GTGATCTACCTGGACTCTGCGGCGCTGGTGAAGCTGATCCGCACGGAGCGCGAGACTCCTGGCCTCATCACCTGGCTCAATGAACGGTCTTCCGAACATCTGGTGGCCTCCGCGCTGGTGGAGGTGGAGGTGCCGCGCGCGTTGCGACGGTCCGCGCCGGGTGTGCTGGGGAGCGCGGCCGGTGTCCTCGCGCGGCTGTATCGGATGGAGATCAACGCGGCGGTGCGGGCGACCGCCGGAGCGTATCCCGATTCGCTCCTCCGGTCGTTGGATGCCGTTCACCTGGCTACCGCACAGCTGCTGATCGCGTCAGGTCAGGAGATCAGCGCGTTCGTGACATACGACAAGAGGTTGGCGGCGGTCGCGGAGAGCGCCGGACTGACTGTGGTGGCGCCCGAATAG
- a CDS encoding type 1 glutamine amidotransferase, producing the protein MGTALVVENDPADDVRRLGEWLTEAGLTLEIRRPHAGDELPETLDGYAALVVLGGEQHAYPPGAPWFPRLESLLRKAVRYRTPTLAVCLGAQLLATAHNGTVARSTSGPEIGPALVGRRDAADTDPLFRYVPLLPDVLQWHVDEITELPHGAVLLAASTRFPHQAFRLGDRAWGVQFHIECDADMIARWAATDDGLLADLGYAPQDVVDACVAGLADVEEIWQPFAARFAALALGTLSGAGRSLPLLGQ; encoded by the coding sequence GTGGGTACGGCGCTGGTGGTGGAGAACGATCCCGCGGACGACGTCCGGCGACTCGGTGAGTGGCTGACCGAGGCGGGCCTGACGCTCGAGATCCGTCGGCCGCACGCGGGCGACGAGCTGCCGGAGACGCTGGACGGCTACGCCGCGCTGGTCGTGCTCGGCGGCGAGCAGCACGCCTATCCGCCCGGCGCGCCGTGGTTCCCCCGGCTGGAGAGCCTGCTGCGCAAGGCCGTGCGATACCGGACGCCGACGCTCGCGGTGTGCCTCGGCGCGCAGTTGCTCGCCACCGCGCACAACGGCACCGTGGCTCGCAGCACGTCCGGCCCGGAGATCGGCCCGGCGCTGGTCGGCCGCCGGGACGCCGCCGACACCGACCCCCTCTTCCGGTACGTGCCGCTGCTGCCGGACGTGCTGCAGTGGCACGTCGACGAGATCACCGAGTTGCCGCACGGCGCGGTGCTGCTGGCCGCGTCCACCCGCTTTCCGCACCAGGCGTTCCGGCTCGGCGACCGGGCCTGGGGCGTGCAGTTCCACATCGAGTGCGACGCCGACATGATCGCCCGCTGGGCCGCCACCGACGACGGGCTGCTGGCCGACCTCGGCTACGCACCGCAGGACGTGGTGGACGCCTGCGTGGCCGGGCTCGCCGACGTGGAGGAGATCTGGCAGCCGTTCGCGGCCCGGTTCGCCGCGCTCGCGCTCGGCACGCTCTCCGGAGCCGGCCGCTCGCTGCCGCTGCTGGGTCAGTAG
- a CDS encoding type II toxin-antitoxin system Phd/YefM family antitoxin, protein MEQIPIRVLNQDTAGVLAKVEQGAVIEVTNRGHPIARIVPAKGDPLAGLVEAGVVLPPTVVGPFLMPTAAAEPGADAGELMSGLRDEERW, encoded by the coding sequence ATGGAGCAGATTCCGATTCGCGTCTTGAACCAGGACACCGCAGGAGTCCTCGCGAAGGTCGAGCAGGGCGCAGTAATCGAGGTGACAAACCGAGGACACCCGATCGCGCGGATCGTGCCGGCTAAAGGCGATCCGCTGGCCGGTCTGGTCGAGGCCGGAGTGGTACTGCCGCCGACCGTGGTCGGGCCTTTTCTGATGCCGACGGCAGCAGCCGAGCCGGGAGCAGACGCCGGAGAGCTGATGAGCGGCCTGCGTGACGAGGAGCGCTGGTGA
- a CDS encoding bifunctional [glutamine synthetase] adenylyltransferase/[glutamine synthetase]-adenylyl-L-tyrosine phosphorylase, whose translation MTRPTGARLARYGFTLTGAGPKAAELLGDLGLWDAQAQEPADELAGELLTVLSRTADPNLALRQLHRVVEANPAPEPPPAPPEGRLRRVMHLHRHHEEPADESLLGTLRRDRGLTRRLFAVLGAASPLGDDLVADPGRWRVLCTEKNGVAPAADGTLDLEGALTVAALRRAYRVGLLKIAAADLTAGRGLEQTMAALTALADATMAAAFDMAVSELAAEKPSLAVIAMGKCGATELNYVSDVDVIFVCRGDEDLSAGTTVAARLIEICGQVAWQVDAALRPEGGRGPLVRTLASHLAYYHRWARTWEFQALLKARVAVGDRELGEEWLAQLAPLIWHAAERPEAVDDIRKMRRRIIDQVPPKQKDREIKRGPGGLRDIEFAVQLLQLVHGRVDESLRVGGTVPALRALVNGGYVGRQDGETLLRGYRFLRAVEHRLQLQQLSRTHTVPDGADAQRWLAQSLGYAPLPGRDVVEAFRADWVAHAAGVRRLHAKLLYRPLLESVARVPAEQLRMYPESARRRLQVLGYADPAGALRHIEALTGGLSRTASIQRTLLPVLLEELADAPEPDRGLLSYRQLSDQLGSAPWYLRLLRDEGPVVRRLARLLGLSRYAADLLARDPEALRLLADDAELTPRDRDVLEPGFAAAATRHLAPADPTQAIGAVRALRRRELLRLACADILVNAEDLAPAKPAGMLDIARGLSAVTDATLAAAVRVARDVHKVPAGLRFTVIGMGRLGGDEMSYSSDADVLFVFDGGDAAAAHAVAEELRRLLGMPAHDPPLGIDADLRPEGRQGPLVRSLAAYRSYYDRWSKIWEAQALLRARLVCGDSELGAEFLALADTLRYPDGGLSREQVTEIRRIKARVENERLPRGADPATHTKLGRGGLADVEWAVQLLQLRHAHAVPGLRSTRTLDALDAAHDAGLVDAADTAALRAGWTLAAEVRNALTLVRGRPTDQLPRHGPELAGVVQMLGASDPQEFVDEYLRTTRRARAATERVLDS comes from the coding sequence ATGACCCGCCCGACCGGCGCCCGCCTGGCGCGCTACGGCTTCACGCTGACCGGTGCCGGGCCGAAGGCCGCCGAGCTGCTCGGCGACCTCGGCCTCTGGGACGCACAGGCCCAGGAGCCGGCCGACGAGCTCGCCGGCGAGCTGCTCACCGTGCTGTCCCGGACCGCCGACCCGAACCTCGCGCTTCGCCAGCTGCACCGCGTCGTGGAGGCGAACCCCGCTCCGGAACCACCGCCCGCCCCGCCGGAGGGCCGGCTGCGCCGGGTGATGCACCTGCACCGGCACCACGAGGAGCCGGCCGACGAGAGCCTGCTCGGCACGCTGCGCCGGGACCGGGGTCTGACCCGGCGGCTGTTCGCGGTGCTCGGCGCGGCCAGCCCGCTCGGCGACGACCTGGTCGCGGACCCTGGCCGGTGGCGGGTGCTGTGCACGGAGAAGAACGGCGTCGCCCCGGCCGCGGACGGCACGCTCGACCTGGAGGGCGCGCTGACCGTGGCGGCGCTGCGCCGGGCGTACCGTGTCGGGCTCTTGAAGATCGCCGCCGCGGATCTGACGGCGGGCCGCGGTCTGGAGCAGACGATGGCCGCGCTCACCGCGCTGGCCGACGCGACGATGGCCGCCGCGTTCGACATGGCGGTGTCGGAGCTGGCCGCGGAGAAACCGTCGCTCGCCGTGATCGCGATGGGCAAGTGCGGCGCGACCGAGCTGAACTACGTCTCCGACGTCGACGTGATCTTCGTGTGCCGGGGCGACGAGGACCTGTCCGCCGGCACCACGGTCGCGGCCCGGCTGATCGAGATCTGCGGCCAGGTCGCCTGGCAGGTCGATGCCGCGCTGCGGCCGGAGGGCGGCCGTGGCCCGCTGGTCCGCACGCTCGCCAGCCACCTCGCCTACTACCACCGCTGGGCGCGCACCTGGGAGTTCCAGGCGCTGCTCAAGGCGCGGGTCGCGGTCGGCGACCGGGAGCTGGGCGAGGAGTGGCTCGCCCAGCTCGCGCCGCTGATCTGGCACGCGGCCGAGCGCCCGGAGGCGGTCGACGACATCCGCAAGATGCGCCGCCGGATCATCGACCAGGTCCCGCCGAAGCAGAAGGACCGGGAGATCAAACGCGGCCCCGGCGGCCTGCGCGACATCGAGTTCGCGGTGCAGCTGCTGCAGCTGGTGCACGGCCGGGTGGACGAGTCGTTGCGCGTCGGTGGCACGGTCCCGGCGCTGCGCGCGCTGGTCAACGGCGGCTACGTGGGCCGGCAGGACGGCGAGACGCTGCTGCGCGGCTACCGGTTCCTGCGCGCGGTCGAGCACCGCCTGCAACTGCAACAGCTGAGCCGCACGCACACCGTGCCGGACGGCGCGGACGCGCAGCGCTGGCTGGCCCAGTCGCTCGGCTACGCGCCGCTGCCCGGCAGGGACGTGGTCGAGGCGTTCCGCGCGGACTGGGTCGCGCACGCGGCCGGCGTCCGCCGCCTGCACGCCAAGCTGCTCTACCGGCCGCTGCTGGAGTCCGTCGCGCGGGTGCCCGCGGAACAGCTGCGGATGTACCCGGAGTCGGCCCGCCGCCGCCTCCAGGTGCTCGGCTACGCCGACCCGGCCGGCGCGCTGCGGCACATCGAGGCGCTCACCGGCGGCCTGTCCCGGACCGCGTCGATCCAGCGCACGCTGCTGCCGGTGCTGCTGGAGGAGCTGGCCGACGCGCCCGAGCCGGACCGCGGGCTGCTCAGCTACCGCCAGCTCTCCGACCAGCTCGGCAGCGCCCCGTGGTACCTCCGGCTGCTCCGCGACGAGGGCCCGGTCGTGCGCCGCCTCGCCCGCCTGCTCGGCCTCTCCCGGTACGCGGCCGACCTGCTCGCCCGCGACCCGGAGGCGCTGCGCCTGCTCGCCGACGACGCCGAACTCACGCCGCGCGACCGGGACGTGCTCGAGCCCGGCTTCGCCGCCGCGGCCACACGCCACCTCGCGCCCGCCGACCCCACCCAGGCCATCGGCGCCGTGCGCGCGCTGCGCCGCCGCGAACTGCTGCGTCTCGCCTGCGCGGACATCCTGGTCAACGCGGAGGACCTGGCACCGGCCAAGCCCGCCGGCATGCTCGACATAGCGCGCGGCCTGTCCGCGGTCACCGACGCCACGCTGGCCGCCGCCGTGCGGGTCGCCCGCGACGTGCACAAGGTCCCGGCCGGCCTGCGGTTCACCGTGATCGGCATGGGCCGGCTCGGCGGCGACGAGATGAGCTACTCCTCGGACGCGGACGTGCTGTTCGTCTTCGACGGTGGGGACGCCGCCGCCGCCCACGCGGTCGCGGAGGAACTGCGCCGGCTGCTCGGCATGCCCGCGCACGACCCGCCGCTCGGCATCGACGCGGACCTGCGCCCGGAGGGACGGCAGGGACCGCTGGTGCGCAGCCTCGCCGCGTACCGCTCCTACTACGACCGCTGGTCGAAGATCTGGGAGGCGCAGGCGTTGCTCCGCGCCCGGCTCGTCTGCGGCGACTCCGAGCTCGGCGCCGAGTTCCTCGCGCTCGCGGACACGCTGCGCTACCCGGACGGCGGGCTCAGCCGCGAGCAGGTCACCGAGATCCGCCGGATCAAGGCGCGGGTGGAGAACGAGCGGCTGCCGCGCGGCGCCGACCCGGCCACCCACACCAAGCTCGGCCGCGGCGGCCTCGCGGACGTCGAATGGGCGGTGCAGCTGCTCCAGCTGCGGCACGCGCACGCGGTCCCCGGGCTGCGCTCCACCCGGACGCTGGACGCGCTGGACGCGGCCCACGACGCCGGTCTGGTCGACGCGGCGGACACGGCCGCGCTGCGGGCCGGCTGGACGCTCGCGGCCGAGGTGCGCAACGCGCTCACGCTGGTCCGCGGCCGGCCCACCGACCAGCTGCCCCGGCACGGCCCGGAGCTGGCCGGCGTGGTCCAGATGCTCGGCGCGAGCGATCCGCAGGAGTTCGTCGACGAGTACCTGCGCACCACCCGGCGGGCGCGCGCGGCCACCGAGCGAGTGTTGGATTCGTGA
- the mptB gene encoding polyprenol phosphomannose-dependent alpha 1,6 mannosyltransferase MptB, giving the protein MTTAPPAVKKPLALLTVARWSGFAGAVMLGAAAFLGGALPVPQPAWVSPVTIWHAENGPASVILYFAGVILLLLAWWRARAGELTVRWVAVTAALWSLPLLVAPPLASRDVYPYSCQGEIFAAGIDPYRNGVAALPCEWLDLVTPMWRETPAPYGAVFMAVAGLVAHVTGTLWASIAGFRAAAVLGLILAAVSLPALARRAGADPARALWFGLATPLVGIHLLSGAHNDALMLGLFLAGLAVTPFSGDPRTPAWWLRLAGAGALIGLSVGVKGTALVVLPFAALLAIGAPFRWRALWPVAAALTGGAVAALAGTTLAVGLDFGWLAALSGTGDSVVWQSPPTSVGLTIEWLIRMVGIKTKVYGFFRVVALILLVPVLVAIWLRARRDQTDAKVLHHAGLALAATLALSPVVNIWYMTWPIALLAIAAASGRGLLGITFVTAGGLFLIMPDGTGLAYFTRIPGAPLMLAFSIWFLIRLFRRLRDERHPIPV; this is encoded by the coding sequence GTGACCACTGCCCCGCCCGCTGTGAAGAAGCCGCTCGCACTGCTGACGGTGGCACGCTGGTCCGGATTCGCCGGTGCGGTGATGCTCGGCGCCGCGGCCTTCCTGGGCGGCGCGCTGCCGGTGCCGCAGCCCGCCTGGGTCTCGCCGGTCACGATCTGGCACGCGGAGAACGGTCCCGCGTCCGTCATCCTGTATTTCGCCGGCGTGATCCTGCTCCTCCTCGCCTGGTGGCGGGCCCGGGCCGGCGAGCTGACCGTGCGCTGGGTCGCGGTCACCGCGGCGCTGTGGTCGCTGCCGCTGCTCGTCGCGCCGCCGCTGGCCAGCCGGGACGTCTATCCGTACTCGTGCCAGGGAGAGATCTTCGCGGCCGGCATCGACCCGTACCGCAACGGTGTCGCCGCCCTGCCCTGCGAGTGGCTGGACCTGGTCACGCCGATGTGGCGGGAGACCCCGGCGCCGTACGGCGCGGTCTTCATGGCGGTCGCCGGCCTGGTCGCGCACGTCACCGGCACGCTCTGGGCCTCGATCGCCGGGTTCCGGGCCGCCGCCGTGCTCGGCCTGATCCTCGCCGCGGTCAGCCTGCCCGCGCTGGCCCGCCGCGCCGGCGCCGACCCGGCCCGCGCGCTCTGGTTCGGCCTGGCCACCCCGCTGGTCGGCATCCACCTGCTCTCCGGCGCACACAACGACGCGCTGATGCTCGGCCTGTTCCTCGCCGGCCTCGCGGTCACGCCCTTTTCGGGTGATCCGCGCACTCCGGCGTGGTGGCTGCGGCTCGCCGGCGCCGGCGCTTTGATCGGCCTGTCCGTCGGCGTCAAGGGCACCGCGCTGGTCGTGCTGCCGTTCGCCGCGCTGCTCGCGATCGGCGCCCCGTTCCGGTGGCGCGCGCTCTGGCCGGTCGCGGCCGCGCTCACCGGCGGCGCCGTGGCCGCGCTGGCCGGCACCACGCTCGCCGTCGGCCTCGACTTCGGCTGGCTGGCCGCGCTCTCCGGCACCGGCGACTCCGTCGTCTGGCAGTCGCCGCCCACCTCCGTCGGCCTGACCATCGAGTGGCTGATCCGCATGGTCGGCATCAAGACGAAGGTGTACGGCTTCTTCCGCGTCGTGGCCCTGATCCTGCTGGTCCCGGTCCTGGTCGCGATCTGGCTGCGGGCTCGCCGCGACCAGACCGACGCGAAGGTACTGCACCACGCCGGCCTCGCGCTGGCGGCCACGCTCGCGCTCTCCCCGGTCGTCAACATCTGGTACATGACCTGGCCGATCGCGCTCCTCGCGATTGCCGCCGCGTCCGGCCGGGGCCTGCTCGGCATCACATTCGTCACGGCCGGCGGCCTCTTCCTGATCATGCCCGACGGCACCGGCCTGGCCTACTTCACCCGCATCCCGGGCGCCCCGCTGATGCTCGCCTTCTCCATCTGGTTCCTGATCCGCCTCTTCCGCCGCCTCCGCGACGAACGCCACCCCATCCCGGTCTGA